DNA from Kitasatospora acidiphila:
GATCCCGGTTGGTCGGGTCGTAGCGCAGGAAGCTGCAGGTGGCGAAGAGCCGGCTGTCCAGCGATATCAGCAGGTCGTTGGCCCGGTCGAGGACCTCGCCCGGGTCGGCGGCCATGGTCGCCACGGCCCGCAGCCCGACCCGGACCTGGCCCATGAAGGCCGCCGCCTCCACGTCATGGCCCTGGACGTCACCCAGCGAGAACGCGACCGAGCCGTCCGGCAGCCGGAAGCCGTCGTACCAGTCACCGCCGATGCTCAGGCCGTGCCGGGCCGGCGCGTACCGGGCGGCCGCCCGCAGCCCGGGCAGCTGCGGCAGCGCGGACGGCAGCAGCTCCCGCTGCAGCGCCTCGGCCAGCTCCACCCGGGCCTGCTGCAGCTCGGCCTGCTCCAGCGCCTGCGCGGTAAGCCGACCGAGCTCGGTCAGCAGATCGTCGGCGCTCGGGTGGCTGGCGGGGCGGCGTCGGCTCATCGACCCTCCGACGGCGGGCGGGGCGGGGTGGTCAGAGCCAGCGTATGTCCGCTGCCCGGGTGACGGCCGCCTGAGCGGGACTCGCCGCCGAAACCGGTCCGCGCGGCCCCGGCGCGTGCGAGGGTGGGGGTATGAAGCTGGTCAACTTCCTGCTCAATGTCATCTGGCTGGTGTTCTGCGGCTTCTGGATGGCGCTGCTCTATGTGCTTGCCGGGATCCTGTGCTGCGTGTTGATCATCACCATTCCCTTCGGTGTTGCCTCGTTCCGCCTGGCGGGGTTCATGCTCTGGCCGTTCGGGCGGACCACGGTGGTGCGGGCGGACGCGGGGGCGCCGTCCTGCGTGGGGAACGTGATCTGGCTGGTGCTCGCGGGCTGGTGGCTGGCGCTGGGGCACCTGGTCACCAGCATTCCGCTCTTCCTGTCGATCATCGGGATCCCGTTCGGCTGGGCGAACCTGAAGATGATCCCGATCTCGCTGACCCCGTTCGGCCGCGAGGTCGTCAGCACCGAGCACGGGGCGTTCGCCGCGCGCTGAGGCCGAGCACGGGGCGTTCGCCGTCGCTGGGGCCCGGTCGTCAGGCCGTCGGCAGCGGCAGCGGCAGCGGCTGCGGGGCGGCCGGGCCGGTGTAGCGGGCGGCCGGACGGATGATCTTGGAGTCGGCGGCCTGCTCCAGGATGTTGGCGCTCCAGCCGATCACCCGGGCCGCGGCGAAGGTGGGGGTGAACATCTCCCTGGGCAGACCGCACAGGTGCATCACCACGCCGGCGTAGAACTCCACGTTGGTGTGGAGCTCGCGGCCCGGCTTCAGCTCGGCCAGGATCGCCTCCACCCGGGCCTCCACGGCGACGGCGAAGTCGACCAGCTCGCCGCCGAACGACTCCGCGACCCCGCGCAGCATCCGGGACCGCGGGTCCTCGGTGCGGTAGACCGGGTGGCCGAAGCCCATGATCCGGTCGCCGGCCAGGACGTGCTCCCGGATCCAGCCGTCGATCCGGTCCGGGGTGCCGATCTCGTCCAGGGTGTCCAGCGCCCGGCTCGGCGCGCCGCCGTGCAGCGGCCCGGAGAGCGCGCCCAGGCCGCCGACCAGGCAGGCCACCAGGTC
Protein-coding regions in this window:
- a CDS encoding PP2C family protein-serine/threonine phosphatase, yielding MSRRRPASHPSADDLLTELGRLTAQALEQAELQQARVELAEALQRELLPSALPQLPGLRAAARYAPARHGLSIGGDWYDGFRLPDGSVAFSLGDVQGHDVEAAAFMGQVRVGLRAVATMAADPGEVLDRANDLLISLDSRLFATCSFLRYDPTNRDLAHARAGHVPPVWANTDGRWGHCTDEGGPPLGVLPGEKYPVTHHRLAGSGVFVLVTDGVIEGPAFPIEAGLDRVAAVLRARVADEPGELATELLRVADLTGHTDDAAVLVLRYDD
- a CDS encoding YccF domain-containing protein; amino-acid sequence: MKLVNFLLNVIWLVFCGFWMALLYVLAGILCCVLIITIPFGVASFRLAGFMLWPFGRTTVVRADAGAPSCVGNVIWLVLAGWWLALGHLVTSIPLFLSIIGIPFGWANLKMIPISLTPFGREVVSTEHGAFAAR